One region of Candidatus Omnitrophota bacterium genomic DNA includes:
- a CDS encoding GNAT family protein, with amino-acid sequence MRSVFLEGKQIYLRAIEKGDVKGNYPQWLNDREVCRNNAHGRFPNSAAKAESYVDRVNNSGSDLVLAIVSKKNDRHIGNIALHGIDWIARNGEFAIIIGEKKYWGRGIAKEASGLLLRHAFLALNLHRVYCGTNEKNIAMQGLAAHMGMKKEGRRRQAFLKDGAYQDIIEYGILRDEYMRRKKAR; translated from the coding sequence ATGAGATCCGTATTTTTGGAAGGAAAACAGATCTATCTCAGAGCTATTGAGAAGGGTGATGTTAAAGGCAATTATCCTCAGTGGCTTAACGACCGGGAAGTATGCCGCAACAACGCCCATGGGCGCTTCCCGAACTCGGCCGCCAAGGCGGAAAGTTACGTAGACAGGGTGAATAACAGCGGCTCTGACCTTGTGCTCGCGATAGTGTCCAAAAAGAACGACCGGCATATCGGGAATATTGCATTGCACGGGATCGACTGGATAGCGAGAAATGGGGAATTTGCCATAATCATCGGGGAGAAGAAGTATTGGGGCAGGGGAATAGCCAAGGAAGCGTCGGGCCTGTTATTGCGGCACGCTTTCCTGGCGCTTAATTTGCACAGGGTCTACTGCGGGACCAACGAGAAAAATATCGCGATGCAAGGACTGGCCGCCCACATGGGGATGAAAAAGGAAGGCCGCAGGCGCCAGGCGTTCTTAAAGGACGGCGCCTACCAGGATATCATAGAATACGGCATATTGCGCGATGAGTATATGAGAAGAAAGAAGGCGAGGTGA
- a CDS encoding DegT/DnrJ/EryC1/StrS family aminotransferase yields MSRLAIYGGKPVRKRLFPFYRTVGKEEKKALCGVIDSGVLSEFLGSWDEKYFFGGPGVRRLEGEWAKYFGVKHAVAVNSCTSGLYCAAGAAGISLGDEVIVSPYTMSASATAAVIFQGVPVFADIEEDYFCLDPVSVEERITSRTRAIIVVDIFGQPYDADRINAIARRHKLAVIEDAAQAPGARYKRKYAGTLADIGVFSLNCHKHIQCGEGGIVVTDNDELADRVRLIRNHAEAVVGDKKQKNLVNMIGYNFRMTELEAAVSICQLKKLKGLLGIRQNNCRYLESKLGAVPAIVVPPKRPHCEHAYYIQPFKFDKEAAGVGRDLFLDAVRAELAPTEKSEDLGVRIWGGYVRPLYMQPMYQKRIAYGRSGLPFGRKFYKGKADYSKGSCPVAERMYGSELFINDLMHAGMKKNDLDDVVRAFEKVWENRSELKRRSSA; encoded by the coding sequence ATGAGCAGATTGGCGATTTACGGCGGAAAGCCGGTCCGCAAGAGGCTTTTTCCTTTTTATAGGACAGTAGGAAAGGAAGAGAAGAAGGCGCTTTGCGGAGTCATAGATTCCGGGGTACTTTCGGAATTCCTGGGATCATGGGATGAGAAGTATTTTTTCGGCGGTCCCGGGGTGCGCCGGCTTGAAGGTGAATGGGCAAAATACTTCGGCGTGAAGCACGCTGTTGCGGTCAATTCCTGTACGTCGGGACTTTATTGCGCGGCAGGCGCAGCGGGGATAAGCCTTGGGGACGAGGTAATAGTTTCACCCTATACCATGTCAGCCTCGGCCACGGCGGCCGTTATTTTCCAGGGCGTCCCGGTCTTTGCCGATATAGAGGAAGATTACTTTTGCCTCGACCCGGTATCGGTGGAAGAGCGCATAACGTCCAGGACCAGGGCTATAATAGTTGTCGATATATTCGGCCAACCCTATGACGCGGACAGGATAAATGCGATAGCCCGGCGCCATAAGCTGGCAGTAATAGAGGATGCCGCCCAGGCACCCGGAGCAAGATACAAAAGAAAGTACGCAGGGACCCTGGCCGATATCGGCGTATTCTCCTTGAATTGTCATAAGCATATCCAGTGTGGGGAAGGCGGTATAGTAGTCACGGACAACGATGAATTGGCCGACCGGGTGCGGCTTATCCGTAACCACGCCGAAGCGGTCGTAGGAGACAAAAAACAAAAAAACCTCGTGAACATGATAGGCTACAATTTCAGGATGACCGAGCTTGAAGCGGCGGTAAGCATATGCCAGTTGAAAAAGCTTAAGGGCCTGCTGGGGATCCGGCAGAATAATTGCCGGTACCTGGAATCAAAACTGGGCGCCGTACCGGCGATAGTCGTCCCGCCCAAGAGGCCGCATTGCGAGCACGCGTATTATATACAACCGTTCAAATTCGATAAAGAGGCCGCAGGCGTAGGGCGGGACTTGTTCCTCGACGCGGTCCGCGCCGAGCTTGCGCCTACCGAAAAGTCCGAAGACCTTGGCGTCCGCATATGGGGCGGATACGTCAGGCCCTTATATATGCAGCCGATGTACCAAAAGAGGATCGCCTACGGCAGGTCCGGCCTGCCGTTTGGCAGGAAGTTCTATAAAGGGAAGGCCGATTATTCGAAAGGGTCCTGTCCTGTCGCAGAGCGGATGTACGGGTCGGAACTTTTTATAAACGACCTGATGCATGCCGGGATGAAGAAGAATGACCTGGATGATGTCGTGAGAGCCTTCGAAAAAGTCTGGGAGAACCGTTCCGAACTAAAAAGAAGGAGTAGCGCATGA